Below is a window of Burkholderia cepacia DNA.
AAAGCGGCGCAACGGGATCGGCTGCCGCGCGCGCCGACGTCGTGCTCGCGGCCGGCGCGCTGAGCACGCCGAAGCTGCTGATGCTGTCGGGCGTCGGCCCCGGCGCGCACCTGCGGGCGCACGGCATCGACGTGCTGCACGACAGCGGCGAAGTCGGCGCGAACTACCAGGATCACCTCGAGGTATCGATCTACGGCCGCAGCCACGCACCGGTCAGCCTGCTCGGCGAGGATCGCGGGCTGAAGGCGCTGCGTCACGGGCTGCAGTGGATGCTGTGCCGCACGGGCCTGCTGACGTCGAACGTCGTCGAATCGGGTGCCTTCGTCGATACGACCGGCAGCGGCCGCCCGGACATCCAGTTCCACGTGCTGCCGACCCTCGTCGGCGACGTCGATCGCGAACCGCTGCCCGGCCACGGCCTGTCGATCAACCCATGCCTGCTCAGGCCACGTTCACGCGGCTCCGTGCAACTGCGCGGCAACGATCCGGCCGCACCGATCCTGTTCGACAGCGGCGCGCTGTCCGATCCGGCCGACGTCGACGGCCTCGTGCGCGGCGTCGCGCTGGCACGGCGGATCATCCGCGCGCCATCACTCGCACGCATCGTCCGCGAAGCCGAGACGTTGACCGACGCGGCACTCGCCGACTACGTGCGGCACCGCGCGAAAACCGTCTATCACCCGGCCGGCACGTGCCGCATGGGCAACGACGCGCATGCGGTCGTGACGCCGCGCCTCAAGGTACAAGGCCTGGATGGATTGCGGATCTGCGATGCATCGGTGATGCCGCGCATCGTGTCCGGCAACACGAACGCGCCGACGATCATGATCGCGGAGCGCTGCGCCGAGTTCATGCTGGCGGAGTGACGCGGCGTGGAAGCAAAAGCGGCGCGTGACACACGCGCCGCCAAGCCGTCAGGAGAGCGGCGTCCTCACCCGCCCGCACGCGCCGCATCGCGTAGCGCCATCGGAGACGCGCCGTAGCGCTCGCGAATCGCGCGGCTGAAGTGCGCCTGGCTCGAAAACCCCCAGCGAAACGCGATCTCGCCGATGCTCGTCTTGCGCAGCCGTGCATCGGTCAGCTCGCGATGCGCGTGCGACAGCCGCTCCGACCAGATGTGCTGCGTGATCGACTCGCCTTCGGCCGCGAAGAGCCGGCCCAAATGCCGCAGCGACAATCCGACGGCATCGGCGACGGCCTGCGGCCCGAGCTCCGGCTCGCCGAGATGCGTCGCGATGTACTGCTTCGCGGTCAGCAGGTATGACAGCGACGCGCGCGACGCCCCCGCGCCATTCACTTCCGTGTCGATGAGTTCCGCGATCAGCGTGCGCGTGTGCTCGGCAAACCGCGCGGCATCGCGCTCGACCGGATCCTTCATGAACCGCTCGACGCTCGCGCGCAACGTCGCGCCGAGCATCGCACCCGCACCCGGCCTCGGCGCGATCCGCAGCGGCAGCGCGGCCAGCTCCGCATCGAGCCGGTCGTCGAACGATGTGACCGGAATGTCGATCAGCAGCTGTCGCATCGGTGTCAGGAATCCGAACAGATAAGGCACGCGCGTGTCGTAGACGACGACATCGCCGGCTTCCGCGAGCAGGCACCGGTCGCGCTGGATGAAATACGCGCGCCCGCTCAGGATCTGGCACGCGAACAGCGATTCCTTCGGCAACTGGCGCACCAGTGCAGGGCTGCGCTCGATCACGTGATCCTGCCCACTGATGTCGGCGATGCCGAGGCCCGGCAGCGCGATGTCGGTCTTCTCGACCTCGAGCCCCGCCGGCGACAGCGACGAGCAGCGCAGCCCGACCAGCGTCGCCGCATTGAACGCATCCCAGTACGCCATCCTGTCGCGCGCCGGCACGTCGGCAGTCGAGCCGCGCGTGCATGAAAAAACGGTCGAATTCGTCACGTCGCCTCCTGCGGGCGCCTGTCGTGCGGAGCGGCACGGATTGGGGGATGGTTCGTCTGGATTTTGGTGCAATGCAATGTCCGGCGCGGTCAAGCAATTCGTCCAGCCCAGTCAAGAGCGGCGCGCACCGGCTGGCTAAAGTCGAGCCCACGACAACTCATACAAGGAGACAAACCGTGGTCGACAAAGCCGTATCCGAATTCTGGCAAAACATCCCGGCGATTGCCAATCCGTTCAAGCCCGATGCGCTGCCCGAAGCTTACATCCCGAACGCGGCCACCGACGACGAGCGTTATTACGTTCCGTTCACCGAAACGGTTTCGTCGCGGCCGCTGTGGATCTCGCCGTCGCAGAACAAATGGTGCGACGTCCTGATGGCAAAGGAAGCGGGGCTCGTGAACCGGCACTACCACCCGCACGAGGTGTTCGCGTACACGCTGTCCGGAAAATGGGGCTACCTGGAGCACGAATGGACCGCGACGCGCGGCGATTTCGTGTACGAGACGCCGGGCGAAGGCCATACGCTGGTCGCGTTCGATCATCCCGAGCCGATGCGCGCGTTCTTCATCGTCAAGGGGCCGCTGATCTGGCTCGACGAAGAAGGCAACCCCGACGGCTACTTCGACGTGCATTCGTACATCGCGATGTGCAAGGCACATTACGAGAAGGTCGGCCTCGGCGCGCAAGCGATCGAGAAGCTGTTCCGCTGACGCACGGCGAGGCTCCCCATGACATCCCCCTCCTCATCCGGATCCGCCTGGACGTACGAGAACAGGCTGCTGCTGATCCTGTTCATGACGTTCGGCTTCGTGTTCTTCGACCGCCTCGCGCTGTCGTTCCTGTTCCCGTTCATGTCCGCCGAGTTGCACCTGACCAACACGCAGCTCGGCATGGTGTCGTCCGCACTGGCGCTCACCTGGGCGCTGTCGGGCGCCGCGACCGGCGCGTGGTCCGATGCGCGCGGCACGCGCAAGCCGCTGCTGATCGCGGCCGTGCTCGGCTTTTCCGTGTGCTCGGCGCTGTCCGGGCTCGTCGGCGGCTTCGCGAGCCTGATCGCGTTCCGCGCACTGATGGGCATCGCCGAAGGCCCCGTGCTGCCGCTGTCGCAGTCGCTGATGGTCGAAAGCTCGACGCCGAGTCGCCGCGGATTGAACATGGGCCTGCTGCAAGGCTCGGCCGCCGGCCTGCTCGGCGCGATGATCGGGCCGCCGGTCGTGATCGGCATCGCGACCACGTACGGCTGGCGCGAGGCGTTCTACGTGTCGTGCATTCCGGGCTTCCTGATCGCGTTCTGCATCTGGCGCTGGGTACGCGAAGTGCCGCCCGGCGGCGTGCGGCACGCGCAGGCCGACGGCGCCGGCATGCCGGCCGCGAGCGGCACGGCGATCAACCGCTGGGCGCTGCTGAAGGAACGCAACATCCTGCTCTGCGTGCTGATCAGCTGCTGCTTCCTCACGTGGTTCGTCGTGATCATCTCGTTCGCGCCCGTCTTCCTCGTGGAAAACCGCCACCTGTCGCCGTCCGACATGGGCGTCGTGATGACCTGCCTCGGCGCCGCGTGGGTGTTCTGGGGCTTCGCGGTGCCGGCGATCTCCGACCGGATCGGCCGCAAGCCGACCATGATCGTGTTCGCGCTGATCGCGGCCGTGTGCCCCATCGCGATGATTCACGCGAATTCGCTGGTGGCGCTCTGCGTGCTCGTGCTCACGACCTACACGGGCCTCGGCTGCTTCACGCTGTTCATGGCGACGATCCCGGCCGAAACGGTGCCGCCGCGCGCGATCGCCAGCGCGCTCGGGCTGATCATGGGCGCGGGCGAGCTGATCGGCGGCTTCGTCGCGCCGACCGTCGCCGGCTTCGCGGCCGACAAGTACGGCCTGCAGTTCGCGATGTGGACGTCGGCGACCGGCGCGATCCTCGCGTGCGTGCTGTCGTTCGGCCTCGTCGAAACCGCGCCCGCCGTGCTGCGCAAACGCGCGCTCGCCGGTGCCGCCGCCGCGAATCGTCTCGATACACAGAACCTCGGAGGACGCTGACATGCGAGCACTTCAATGGCATGGCCCGCGCGACGTCCGTCTCGTGGAAATCGATACGCCGAGCGTCGGACCGGGCGAGGTGCGCATCGCGGTCGCGTATTGCGGCATCTGCGGCAGCGACCTGCACGAATACGCGGATGGCCCGCACGCGATTCCGGTCGACACGCCGCATCCCCTGTCACGCCGTACCGCACCGCTGACGCTCGGCCACGAGTTCTGCGGCACCGTCGTCGAAGTCGGCGAAGGCGTGACGACGCTGAACCCGGGCGATTGTGTCGCCGTCGAGCCTGAATATCGTTGCCACCAGTGTGCGTACTGCCGCTCGGGGTCGTACAACCTGTGCGTGTCGATGGGCTTTGCCGGGCTGATGGGAGACGGCGGGATGGCCGACTTCGCGGTCGTGCCGGCCTACATGCTGCACCGGCTGCCCGACGGCGTGAGCCTCGAACAGGCCGCCGTGATGGAACCCGCGGCCGTCGCACTGCACGCGCTGCGCCGCGCCGAGCTCCGGCTCGGCGACACGTGTGCGGTATTCGGGCTCGGGCCGATCGGCCTGCTGCTGATCCAGCTCGCGAAGCTGCAGGGTGCGACGACCATCGTCGCGGTCGACGTGTCAACAGAGCGCCTCGCGGCCGCCGCGCGCTTCGGCGCGACGCACGCGTTCAATGCGCGCACGCTCGACGCGTCCGTGCTGCGCGACGCGATCCATGAGGCATCGGGCGGGCTCGGCGTCGACGCGAGCTTCGAGGCGGCCGGCTTGCCGGCCACGTTCGAGGCGGCGATGCAAGCGCTGCGCAAGGGCGGCCGCGTCGTGATGGTCGGCCTGATGCCGCAGGCGGGCTTCGACGCGTTCCGCGCGGTCAACGACGAGCTGACCTTCACGGCGAGCGTCGGCTACCGGCATGCGTACGAAGACCTGCTGCGGATCGTCGCGTCGGGCGCGCTCGATCTCACGTCGATCGTCACGCGCACCGTGTCGCTCGAAGACGCCGTCACCGACGGCTTCGACGCGCTGCTCGCCGACCGTACGCAGATCAAGATCCTGGTTTCCCCCGCGCAGCGGCACGCGCGCTCCACCCCCGCCGTCGAGAGTGTCGAACATGAGTCTCCAGTGGTTATTTGAGGACAAGTCCGTCGTCGTAACGGGCGGCACATCAGGCATCGGCGCGCGCACCGCGTTGCGGTTCGCGGAAGCCGGCGCGTCGGTCGTTGCGCTCGGGCTCGACGCCACCGGCCCGCATGCGCCCGTGCATGCGGGCATCCGCTGCGTCGAGCTCGACGTGACCGACAGCGATGCGCTGACACGCACGATCGCGACGCTGCCGCGGCTCGACGTGCTCGTCAACGGCGTCGGCATCAGCCGGCACGCGGACGAATACCGGATGGACCAGTTCGAGCTCGTGCTGAACGTGAACCTGACGTCGGTGATGCGCGCGTCCGACGCCGCGTTGCCGGCGCTGTCCGTACAAGGCGGCAGCATCGTCAACGTCGCATCGATGTACACATACTTCGGCAGCAAGGACCGCCCCGCGTACAGCGCGAGCAAGGGCGGCATCGCGCAGCTCACGCGCTCGCTCGCGCAGGCGTGGGCCGATCGCGGCATCCGCGTGAACGCGGTCGCGCCCGGCTGGATCGACACGCCGCTCAGTACCGGCCTGATGGCCGACACGCAGGCGTCGCGCCGCATCCTCGAGCGCACGCCGCTCGGGCGCTGGGGCACGGCCGACGAGGTCGCGGATGTGATCCTGTTCTTGTGCTCGCCCGGCGCGTCGTTCGTGACCGGCGCGGTCGTGCCGGTGGACGGCGGGTACTCGACGGTCTAGCGCGTCGCGCGCAGGGCACCGGCGGGTTCGCGAAACCCGCCGGCGCCCTGCGCTGCGCAATGCCCTCCTGCCGCCACTGAACCGGGAATCGCCCGGTTCCGGTTTGTTCATATCAATCAGTAGTCCCATCAAAAATATCCGATCCGATCGGAACATGTGAGGAGCACATTGGAGATGACGAAAAAGACCTTACTGGCACTCGCGGCCTGCACGATTCCGGCCGCGGCGTTCGCACAGAGCAGCGTGACGATGTTCGGGCTGATGGATGCCGGCATCAGCTATGTCAGCAACCAGAGCGGCCACGGCGCCGCGAAATTCGACGACAACATCTTCTTTCCGAACCTGCTCGGCTTCGAAGGCAAGGAGGATCTCGGCGCGGGCACGCGTGCGATCTTCCGGCTCGTGAACCAGTATTCGCTCGGCAACGGCTCGATCATCGGCGGCGGGCTGTTCGCACGCACGGCCTACGTCGGGCTGCAGAACGACCGGTACGGCACGCTGACACTCGGCAACCAGTACGAGTTCATGGTCGATTCGCTGGCCGCCAGCGGCAACGAGATCGCGCAGGATCTCGTCGGCCTGTACGGCTTCCGCAACGGGCCGTTCGACAAGCTCGCGCTGCCGAACAACCCAACCGGCGCATTCGACTGGGACCGCGTCGCGGGCAGCAATCGCGTCGCGAATTCCGTCAAGTACACGAGCCCGTCGCTGTCGGGCCTCACCTTCGGCGCGCTGTACGGCTTCGGGAACGTCGCCGGGTCGGTCGGCGCGAACAACACCGTCAGCGTCGGCGCGAGCTACGACAACGGCCCGTTCGGCGCAGGTGCCGCCTATACGAACCAGAAATATGGCGCGGCCGGCGGATTGCCGCCCACCAGCGTGCGCAACTGGGGCGCAGGCGTGCATTACACGGTCGGTACGGTCACGGGGAAGGCGCTCTTCACGACCGTGCACAACGCGCAGAACGGCGCGGGTGCGTGGTCGGCCGAAGCCGGTGCCGCATGGCACCCTTCGCCTGGATGGGTCGTCGGCGCGAGCTACACGTACATGAAGGGCAACGACACGCTCGACAACGCGCATGCGCATCAATTCCTGGCCGCCGTCCAGTACTGGCTGTCGAAGCGCACGATGGTGTACGTCGCGGGCGTGCATCAGCGCACGGGCCACGGCAGCAACGCGCAGATCAACGGCGTGATGGATGCGGACGGTGCATCGAGCGGCGCACTGCAGTCGATCGCACGGATCGGGTTCAGCACGCGGTTCTGACGGAAAAAAAGGGCGCCGGCCACGATATCGGGCCGGCGCCAGCCGGCGCGCCGCCGGGCTTTCATCCGGCAACGCGCTCGCCATGCATCTGACTCAGAAGCGGATCGTGACGGATTTCGGTTCCGTATAGGCGTCGATGAACGACGAACCGTATTCACGGCCGATGCCGGACCCTTTCGCGCCGCCGAACGGCACGGCCGGATCGACGAGCGTATGCATGTTCACCCACACGGTACCGGCCTCGATGCGCGGGACATAACGCAGCGCCTTCGCGAGATCGTTCGTCCACAGGCTCGCGGTCAGCCCGAACGGCGTGTCGTTCATCATCGCGATCAGTTCTTCGTCATCGTCGAACGGCACGAACGCGCCAACCGGGCCGAAGACTTCGTTGCGGTACACACTCGATTGCAGCGACTTCGGCAGCACGATCGTCGGCTTCACGTAAAAACCGTCGCGCGCATAGGCGCCGCCGCCTGTGACGATCGTGTCGCCATCCGCGCGCGCCTGGTCGAACGCGTCGAGGCACTTGCGAAACTGCGGCTCGTTGCACACCGGCCCCATCATGCCCGCGTCGTCCATCGGGTCGGACGGCTGGAAGCCGTCCAGCCGCGCCTTCAGCTTCTCGACCACCTCGTCGAACTGCGAACGATGCACGAAGAAGCGCTCAGCCGATGCGCACACTTGCCCGCTGTGCAGGAACCCGGCTTCGAGCACGCCGTCGAGGATCTTCTCGACCGGCGTATCGGGCAAGAAGCCGGCCGCATTCTTGCCGCCCAGCTCGAGCGTGAAGCGCGTGAAGTTCGCCTTGACGGCTTCCTCGCCGATGATGCGGCCAGTCGGCACCGAGCCCGTGAACGACACCTTCGCGATACGCGGATCGCGGATCACCGAAGCGCCCACCCTGCCCGAGCCGTTGATCACGTTCAGCGTGCCCGGCGGCAAGCCGGCTTCGGTGCCCAGCTCGGCGATACGCAGCATCGTGAGCGGCGTGAACTCCGACGACTTGATCAGCACCGTGTTGCCGGTCGCGAGCGCCGCGCCGAACTTCCACACGGGAATCATCACCGGGAAATTCCACGGGATGATGCCGAAGACGACGCCGAGCGGCTCGCGCAACGTGAACGACGTGTACCGCTCACCGTTCATGCTCGGGAACGACGGCGCGAGCGTTTCGCCTGCGATCTTGGTGGCCCAGCCCGCGTAATAGCGCAGCCAGCGCGCCGACCAGCTCACTTCGATCGCGCGCGACAGGCCGATCAGCTTGCCCGACTGCGCGGTTTCGATCTGCGCGATCTCTTCGCCGTGTGCTTCGATCAGATCCGCGAACCGCAACAGGATGCGCTCGCGATCGGCCGGCGTCACCTGCGCCCACGCGCCGCGAAACGCACGATGCGACGACGCGACCGCCGCCTCGATCTCGCCGTCGGTCGCCTGCGCGACGGAACCGGTCACCGCGCGTGTCGCCGGGTTACGCACGTCGATCCGTTCGCCGCCGCTGCCGGCGACAGCCCGGCCGTCGATGTAGTGACCATGCTCGCGCGCAAGAAACCGTTTGACCTCGTCCAGCATCTGCACCAATGCCATTTTCCTGCCTCCGGAATTCGATGTGAATGAAATGCCCGATCAGGCCGCGTTGGCGATCAGGTCCGACGCCTTTTCGGCGAGCGCGATGGTCGGCGCGTTCGTGTTGCCGCTCGGGATGCTCGGCATCGTCGAACTGTCGGCCACGCGCAGCCCTGCGATGCCGTGCACGCGCAATTGCGGGTCGACGACGGACGACGCCGCGTCCGTGCCCATCCGGCACGTGCCCACCGGGTGATAAACCGTCTTCGCCGCGCCGCGCACCCAGTCTTCGATGCCGGCTTCGTCGTCGGGCGGGCAATCCGGCGAGAAGATCTCGTCGACGTGCTCCGCGAGTGCAGGCTGGCGCAGCATCTTCAGCGCCAGCTTCGCCGCGCGAATCTGACCGTCGACGTCGCGGCGATCGGCCAGATAACGGCCGTCGATCCGCGGCAGGTCGGCCGGATTCGACGAACGGATCATCACGCGACCGCGCGAATGCGGCTGCAGATGGCCCGTCTTGATCGTGATGCCGTGCGTCCTGCCCTGCGTCACGCCGATCGGGTCGTCGAACGAATCGATCGTCGGCAGGAAGTGGAACTGCACGTCCGGCTGCCCCTGCCCGCAGGTATCGACGAACGCGAACCCTTCGAGCACCGGCGAAGTCAGGATGCCGGAGCGGAAGAACTTCCATTCGATGCCGTGCTTGAGCGCGCGCCATCCCTTGTCCTGGCCGTAGAGCGACACCGGCGTGCGGATCGTCGCGTTGACCGACATGTGCATGTGATCGTGAAAATTCTCGCCGACCGGCAGCACGTGCCGGACCGGCACGCCGGCGCCTTCGAGCACGCTGCGCGGCCCGATGCCGGACAACTGCAGGATCTTCGGCGAACCGATCGCGCCGGCCGTCACGATGATTTCCGCACGCGCCTTCGCCGTCACGCGGCGGCTGCCCTGGCGATAGGTGACGCCGGTCGCGCGGCCGCCCTCGATCTCGACGCGCTCGACCAGCGCATCGACTTCGAGGCTCAATTCAGGACGGTTCCGGATCGCCTTCAGATAGGTGGCCGCGGTCGAGCCGCGCTCGCCGTTGAAGATCGTCGCCTGATAGAACCCGACACCCTCCTGCCGCTCGCCGTTGTAGTCGACCAGGTAATCGAGACCCATCTGCTGGCCGGCCCGTACGAACGCCTGCGACAGCGGATGCCGGTAGCGGATCTCCGTGACCTGCAGATGCCCTTTGTTGCCGTGATAAGGCGCCGTCAGCGACTCGTTGTTCTCCGCCTTCGCGAAGTAGCGCAGCATCTCGTCGGCGCCCCAGCCCTTGCAGCCGAATTCGTTCTCCCAACGGTCGTAGTCGTTGCGGTGCCCGCGCACGTACAGCATCCCGTTGACCGAACTCGATCCGCCGAGCACGCGCCCCTGCGGCACCGCGATCGACCGGCCCTTCACGTCGTCCGACGGTTCGGCCGCATATGGCCAGGTGTGGCGCGGAATGGCCTTGGCGAGCCCGCCCGGCATGTGGATGAACAGGTCCTTGTCGTGCCCGCCCGCTTCCAGCAGCAGCACGGTGCCCTTGCGGCGCTCGACGAGGTGGGTCGCAATGGTGCAGCCCGCCGACCCGGCGCCAATGACGATGTAATCGAAAGTTCTATCGGACATCCTGATATGCGCCCGCCGTTGTCCGCGCAACGTTCGCCGGCGCGTGCCGCCGCCGCGTGCGTCGCCTGCCTTCGGCGGTGTCTCCTTGAAAATCGGTGGTGGTTCCTGATGGCGCGAGCCAGCCCGTGCGGTTCGTTGCGACGCAACGGGAATCGCCATGGCGACAGCCCGATATGCATGGATGATTGATCGACCGCGTTTCGATTCTAGAAGCGCGCCGCCAGCACACCTCGGCGTTCCGTGCACACTTTTGGCTTCAGCGTGCAGAACCGCGCGGCCACCGTACCGGCTTTTTTCATTTGCATTAATCTTGGAGCGTTCCCGGCACCTTCCCTCCCCCGGCCATGGCACATGAACTCGTCGTCAGCGCGAGCAACGGCAGCGCAAACCTGCGAGAACTCGTCGCAGACAGTTTCCTGCCGCTGGTTTTTCACGATACCGGCCCGCTTTTCCAGATGTCGGTGCGCGTCGCGTCGGTGGGCGGGCTGCGCATGGCGGAGGTGGACACCACGGCCGTCCGGGTCGACCGCGATCGCGCGCTGGCCGCGCGTACCGAAAGCGACTGCTACAAGATCCTGTTCCAGATCGCCGGGCAAAGCCGCATCACGCAGCGCAACACGACGTCGACCGTCAATCCGGGCGAATGGGTGATCTACGACGCAACGCAGCCGTACCGGATCGAATCCGCGCACGCGTCGCGCTTCGTCGCCGCGCTGACGCCGCCGCGCAGCAGCACGATGTGGCGGTGGTTCGTCGAACGCGCGGGCGTTCAGGTTCGCCAGACCGTCGGCAATGCCCGGCTCGCGCTGCAGTCGATCCACTACCTGATGGACGGGCAGGTGCCGAACGATCCGGAAAGCCTGTTCGGCTTCGAGCAGTCGACGCTGATGCTGCTCGATTCGGTGATCCGCCGCGAAGCCGGCGATTCGCTCACCGGCGCCGACGCACGCTGCGCGGCGCTGCGCATGAATGCCGAAATCCATCTCGCGCATCACTACCACGATCCCGACCTGTCGCCGGACCGGCTCGCCAGTGCGCTGAACGTATCGAGACGTACGCTCTACAGCGCGCTCGCCGCGACCGACCAGACACCGCAGAGCCTGATCCAGGAATACCGGCTGCAGGCGAGCCGGCGCGCGCTGGAGGATCCGGCCGATACCCACCGGAACCTGCTGGAACTGGCGATTGCATGCGGTTTCTCGGACATCACGCATTTCGGTCGCGCATTCAAGGCGCGGTTCGGGTGCAGCCCGGGTGCTTACCGGCTCGCGCATCGTGCCATTCCGGGGTCTTGAAGCGCGGCGTCCGGCGGCGTTTCGACCGCCTTTCCGGATACCGTAACGATTCCGCTTCGACAGCGAGCAACGCATGCCTCGGGAATAAATCCGGCGCGGCACCGGTACATCGCGTGTCGCCACGCCGTTCGCTGCGCCGGACGTGCGGGTGCGCGACACCCCACCCGATTCAGCGAGACCGCTCATGCCACTGCCCAACCACGCCGCCTACGCGCGCTTCGCCATCGCCATGCACTGGTCGATCGCGATCCTGATCCTGTTGAACCTGTCGATCGGGCTCTACATGGATACGTATCCGCACAACTCGTCACAGTTCAACGGCATCCTGTTCTATCACGCGTCGATCGGCAGCCTGATCTTCATGCTGACCGTGCCGCGCCTCGTCTGGCGCGCGACGCACATGCCGCCGCCGCTGCC
It encodes the following:
- a CDS encoding SDR family NAD(P)-dependent oxidoreductase yields the protein MSLQWLFEDKSVVVTGGTSGIGARTALRFAEAGASVVALGLDATGPHAPVHAGIRCVELDVTDSDALTRTIATLPRLDVLVNGVGISRHADEYRMDQFELVLNVNLTSVMRASDAALPALSVQGGSIVNVASMYTYFGSKDRPAYSASKGGIAQLTRSLAQAWADRGIRVNAVAPGWIDTPLSTGLMADTQASRRILERTPLGRWGTADEVADVILFLCSPGASFVTGAVVPVDGGYSTV
- a CDS encoding GMC family oxidoreductase, giving the protein MSDRTFDYIVIGAGSAGCTIATHLVERRKGTVLLLEAGGHDKDLFIHMPGGLAKAIPRHTWPYAAEPSDDVKGRSIAVPQGRVLGGSSSVNGMLYVRGHRNDYDRWENEFGCKGWGADEMLRYFAKAENNESLTAPYHGNKGHLQVTEIRYRHPLSQAFVRAGQQMGLDYLVDYNGERQEGVGFYQATIFNGERGSTAATYLKAIRNRPELSLEVDALVERVEIEGGRATGVTYRQGSRRVTAKARAEIIVTAGAIGSPKILQLSGIGPRSVLEGAGVPVRHVLPVGENFHDHMHMSVNATIRTPVSLYGQDKGWRALKHGIEWKFFRSGILTSPVLEGFAFVDTCGQGQPDVQFHFLPTIDSFDDPIGVTQGRTHGITIKTGHLQPHSRGRVMIRSSNPADLPRIDGRYLADRRDVDGQIRAAKLALKMLRQPALAEHVDEIFSPDCPPDDEAGIEDWVRGAAKTVYHPVGTCRMGTDAASSVVDPQLRVHGIAGLRVADSSTMPSIPSGNTNAPTIALAEKASDLIANAA
- a CDS encoding helix-turn-helix domain-containing protein: MTNSTVFSCTRGSTADVPARDRMAYWDAFNAATLVGLRCSSLSPAGLEVEKTDIALPGLGIADISGQDHVIERSPALVRQLPKESLFACQILSGRAYFIQRDRCLLAEAGDVVVYDTRVPYLFGFLTPMRQLLIDIPVTSFDDRLDAELAALPLRIAPRPGAGAMLGATLRASVERFMKDPVERDAARFAEHTRTLIAELIDTEVNGAGASRASLSYLLTAKQYIATHLGEPELGPQAVADAVGLSLRHLGRLFAAEGESITQHIWSERLSHAHRELTDARLRKTSIGEIAFRWGFSSQAHFSRAIRERYGASPMALRDAARAGG
- a CDS encoding 2,4'-dihydroxyacetophenone dioxygenase family protein, with amino-acid sequence MVDKAVSEFWQNIPAIANPFKPDALPEAYIPNAATDDERYYVPFTETVSSRPLWISPSQNKWCDVLMAKEAGLVNRHYHPHEVFAYTLSGKWGYLEHEWTATRGDFVYETPGEGHTLVAFDHPEPMRAFFIVKGPLIWLDEEGNPDGYFDVHSYIAMCKAHYEKVGLGAQAIEKLFR
- a CDS encoding GMC family oxidoreductase; its protein translation is METYDHIVVGGGSAGCTVAHRLVKAGRRVLLLEDGPKDDSLFVRIPATFIRVLGTQRTVTFESEPQPGAAGRKTYVPQGRTLGGGSSVNAMLYVRGTRDDYDDWAALGCTGWGWDDVLPVFKRAESHLRLSEPFHGTDGPFKVGDTRFRHPLSLAFVKAAQETGIAYNDDFNGAAQHGVGFYHTTIFDGQRGSTAATYLAEAIAHPNLRVLTGCRVMRIRFDGRRATGVEWRTESGATGSAAARADVVLAAGALSTPKLLMLSGVGPGAHLRAHGIDVLHDSGEVGANYQDHLEVSIYGRSHAPVSLLGEDRGLKALRHGLQWMLCRTGLLTSNVVESGAFVDTTGSGRPDIQFHVLPTLVGDVDREPLPGHGLSINPCLLRPRSRGSVQLRGNDPAAPILFDSGALSDPADVDGLVRGVALARRIIRAPSLARIVREAETLTDAALADYVRHRAKTVYHPAGTCRMGNDAHAVVTPRLKVQGLDGLRICDASVMPRIVSGNTNAPTIMIAERCAEFMLAE
- a CDS encoding 2,3-butanediol dehydrogenase, whose amino-acid sequence is MRALQWHGPRDVRLVEIDTPSVGPGEVRIAVAYCGICGSDLHEYADGPHAIPVDTPHPLSRRTAPLTLGHEFCGTVVEVGEGVTTLNPGDCVAVEPEYRCHQCAYCRSGSYNLCVSMGFAGLMGDGGMADFAVVPAYMLHRLPDGVSLEQAAVMEPAAVALHALRRAELRLGDTCAVFGLGPIGLLLIQLAKLQGATTIVAVDVSTERLAAAARFGATHAFNARTLDASVLRDAIHEASGGLGVDASFEAAGLPATFEAAMQALRKGGRVVMVGLMPQAGFDAFRAVNDELTFTASVGYRHAYEDLLRIVASGALDLTSIVTRTVSLEDAVTDGFDALLADRTQIKILVSPAQRHARSTPAVESVEHESPVVI
- a CDS encoding porin — its product is MTKKTLLALAACTIPAAAFAQSSVTMFGLMDAGISYVSNQSGHGAAKFDDNIFFPNLLGFEGKEDLGAGTRAIFRLVNQYSLGNGSIIGGGLFARTAYVGLQNDRYGTLTLGNQYEFMVDSLAASGNEIAQDLVGLYGFRNGPFDKLALPNNPTGAFDWDRVAGSNRVANSVKYTSPSLSGLTFGALYGFGNVAGSVGANNTVSVGASYDNGPFGAGAAYTNQKYGAAGGLPPTSVRNWGAGVHYTVGTVTGKALFTTVHNAQNGAGAWSAEAGAAWHPSPGWVVGASYTYMKGNDTLDNAHAHQFLAAVQYWLSKRTMVYVAGVHQRTGHGSNAQINGVMDADGASSGALQSIARIGFSTRF
- a CDS encoding aldehyde dehydrogenase family protein translates to MALVQMLDEVKRFLAREHGHYIDGRAVAGSGGERIDVRNPATRAVTGSVAQATDGEIEAAVASSHRAFRGAWAQVTPADRERILLRFADLIEAHGEEIAQIETAQSGKLIGLSRAIEVSWSARWLRYYAGWATKIAGETLAPSFPSMNGERYTSFTLREPLGVVFGIIPWNFPVMIPVWKFGAALATGNTVLIKSSEFTPLTMLRIAELGTEAGLPPGTLNVINGSGRVGASVIRDPRIAKVSFTGSVPTGRIIGEEAVKANFTRFTLELGGKNAAGFLPDTPVEKILDGVLEAGFLHSGQVCASAERFFVHRSQFDEVVEKLKARLDGFQPSDPMDDAGMMGPVCNEPQFRKCLDAFDQARADGDTIVTGGGAYARDGFYVKPTIVLPKSLQSSVYRNEVFGPVGAFVPFDDDEELIAMMNDTPFGLTASLWTNDLAKALRYVPRIEAGTVWVNMHTLVDPAVPFGGAKGSGIGREYGSSFIDAYTEPKSVTIRF
- a CDS encoding MFS transporter; the encoded protein is MTSPSSSGSAWTYENRLLLILFMTFGFVFFDRLALSFLFPFMSAELHLTNTQLGMVSSALALTWALSGAATGAWSDARGTRKPLLIAAVLGFSVCSALSGLVGGFASLIAFRALMGIAEGPVLPLSQSLMVESSTPSRRGLNMGLLQGSAAGLLGAMIGPPVVIGIATTYGWREAFYVSCIPGFLIAFCIWRWVREVPPGGVRHAQADGAGMPAASGTAINRWALLKERNILLCVLISCCFLTWFVVIISFAPVFLVENRHLSPSDMGVVMTCLGAAWVFWGFAVPAISDRIGRKPTMIVFALIAAVCPIAMIHANSLVALCVLVLTTYTGLGCFTLFMATIPAETVPPRAIASALGLIMGAGELIGGFVAPTVAGFAADKYGLQFAMWTSATGAILACVLSFGLVETAPAVLRKRALAGAAAANRLDTQNLGGR